From a single Miscanthus floridulus cultivar M001 chromosome 8, ASM1932011v1, whole genome shotgun sequence genomic region:
- the LOC136470379 gene encoding uncharacterized protein: MPHEAEALESDEAEVPSITEATEGEAEALRIPKAKVADTGAPRTTEAEVAKAGAPRTTKAKAVEAGLGAVEPMAQNAEMEAGQALVLPAVQDPLPSQESAREVEVHSISSDDISWGKEVVDAKAASTVEQPALTFELEKEVTWVAKASVVVQAVLKGVLHTGIKRALAIVSSHYAGINLEAVSDFYVMADDDEKAEEEVMKLVEAAEAPGMAPAKLFEEEVVPPTLTIDTSNPKP, from the exons ATGCCCCACGAGGCCGAGGCCCTCGAGTCAGACGAAGCCGAGGTGCCCTCAATCACTGaagccaccgagggcgaggccgaggcccttaGGATCCCCAAGGCCAAGGTGGCAGACACCGGGGcacccaggaccaccgaggccgaggtggcgaaGGCTGGAGCTCCCAGGACCACCAAGGCCAAGGCGGTGGAGGCCGGCTTGGGCGCGGTGGAGCCGATGGCCCAGAATGCGGAGATGGAGGCAGGGCAAGCCTTGGTACTACCCGCGGTCCAAGACCCGCTGCCGTCACAGGAGAGCGCCCgagaggtggaggttcattcaatctcctctgACGATATTTCTtgggggaaggaggtggtggacgccaaggcagccagcaccgtggagcagccagctctaacttttg agttggagaaggaggtcacctggGTAGCCAAGGCCTCCGTCGTAGTGCAGGCAGTGCTCAAG GGGGTGCTACATACGGGCATCAAGCGTGCCCTAgccatcgtctcctcgcactatgccggCATCAACCTTGAGGCTGTCAGCGACTTTTACGTcatggctgatgatgatgagaaggctgaggaggaggtcatgaagctggtggaggcggctgaggcccctggcatggCGCCGGccaagctattcgaagaggaggtggttcctcctacgctgACCATCGACACTAGCAACcctaagccttga
- the LOC136470380 gene encoding uncharacterized protein: MAVPNYTYLKLKMSGPNGAIAVESTYEHAYDYDIKCIEYVEALMEAETLIINLDQLGSKAPDSKRCAGTFEPMEAIKLIPVNPTCSNDRALRISATLSSK, encoded by the coding sequence atggcggtccccaactacacctacctcaagctcaagatgtcgggccccaacgGCGCCATCGCTGTCGAGTCCACgtatgagcatgcatacgactacgacatcaaatgcatcgagtacgtcgaggctctcatggaagccgagaccctcatcatcaacctcgaccaacttggtagcaaggcgcctgactccaagcgttgtgccgggactttcgagcccatgGAGGCTATCAAGCTCATCCCGGTCAACCCTACCTGCTCCAACGACCGGGCgctaaggatcagcgccaccctcagcagcaaatag